A DNA window from Engraulis encrasicolus isolate BLACKSEA-1 chromosome 3, IST_EnEncr_1.0, whole genome shotgun sequence contains the following coding sequences:
- the LOC134445541 gene encoding uncharacterized protein K02A2.6-like, producing MQIDTGSRLSMVSEAIYREKLKHLTLQPTKLRLRTYTGEAVPVLGFVKATVEYNEQKRALPLYVIAGNRPALFGRSWLEELKLNWQEVFLVDDGTTGSLREVLEKHTNVFGDELGSMKDITVKLTIKPGSTPKCLKARPVPYAIKPKVEAELDRLVESGVLEQVRTSEWATPIVPVVKKDGSLRICGDFKVTVNPVLAAEQYPLPLIEDIFAGLAGGQKFSKIDLCQAYLQMHVVPESQELLTIVTHKGLYRYQRLPFGITSAPALFQRAMEQILSGLPGVQCYLDDLLITGTDEKTHLRNLEATLQRLEDYGLRVRKDKCEFFRSSVEYLGHVIDSAGLHKAPSKVKAIMEAPSPVNVTQLRSFLGLLTYYGKFVPNLANQLKP from the coding sequence ATGCAGATAGACACGGGTTCCCGACTCTCCATGGTGTCTGAGGCCATTTACAGAGAAAAGCTAAAACACCTTACCCTTCAACCAACCAAATTGAGATTACGAACCTATACCGGGGAGGCTGTCCCAGTTTTAGGATTTGTGAAGGCAACAGTGGAATACAACGAGCAAAAAAGGGCCTTACCTCTATACGTCATTGCAGGAAACCGCCCTGCCCTGTTTGGCCGCAGTTGGCTGGAAGAGCTCAAATTAAACTGGCAAGAAGTTTTCCTTGTGGATGATGGGACGACTGGTTCCCTCCGGGAGGTCTTGGAGAAACACACCAATGTTTTTGGTGACGAACTTGGCAGCATGAAAGACATAACAGTCAAACTGACCATAAAACCAGGAAGTACGCCAAAGTGTCTAAAGGCGAGGCCAGTTCCCTATGCAATCAAACCGAAGGTAGAGGCTGAATTAGACCGGCTGGTCGAAAGTGGGGTACTAGAACAAGTCAGAACGAGTGAATGGGCCACACCAATTGTCCCAGTAGTAAAAAAAGATGGGTCACTCAGAATCTGTGGTGATTTCAAAGTCACTGTAAATCCAGTTTTAGCTGCTGAGCAGTATCCATTACCCCTGATCGAGGACATCTTCGCAGGTCTGGCTGGAGGCCAAAAGTTTAGCAAGATAGACTTATGCCAGGCTTACCTTCAGATGCATGTTGTTCCCGAGTCTCAGGAACTGCTGACGATAGTCACGCACAAGGGCCTTTACAGATACCAGAGGCTCCCTTTTGGAATTACATCGGCTCCAGCCCTTTTTCAAAGAGCCATGGAGCAAATCCTGAGTGGCCTTCCCGGAGTCCAATGCTACTTAGATGATCTTCTGATCACAGGGACAGATGAAAAGACACACTTAAGGAACCTGGAAGCAACCTTACAGAGACTGGAAGACTATGGCCTGAGAGTTCGGAAAGACAAGTGTGAATTTTTCAGATCCTCAGTTGAGTACTTAGGCCATGTTATTGACAGTGCAGGACTGCACAAAGCGCCATCCAAAGTAAAGGCCATAATGGAAGCGCCCTCTCCAGTCAATGTGACCCAACTGAGATCATTTTTAGGCCTTCTCACATACTATGGGAAATTTGTGCCTAACCTGGCAAATCAGCTGAAGCCATAG